CGAGATCGGCGTGCACCGATCGGTCGTACCTCGGAAATCCGATGCGCGCAACGTCGAGTCCGTCGCGTTCCCATGCCGAAACGAGCCGACGGGCGAGCGTGTTCTTGCCCGCACCGTCGACTCCTTCGATGACGAAAAGCTGTCCCACCGTGGGTCAGTAGCGGTAGTGCTCGGGCTTGTACGGGCCCTCGACGTCGACGCCGATGTACTCGGCCTGCTCCTTGGTGAGCTTGGTGATCGAGCCGCCGAGTGCTTCGACGTGAATACGCGCGACCTTCTCGTCCAAGTGCTTGGGCAGGCGGTAGACCTCGTTGTCGTACTCGTCCGGCTTGGTCCACAGTTCGATCTGAGCAATGACCTGGTTGGAGAAACTGTTGCTCATGACGAACGACGGGTGACCGGTCGCGTTGCCGAGGTTCAGCAAGCGGCCCTCGGAGAGCACGATGATCGAGTGCCCGTCCTTGAACTGGTACTCGTCGACCTGCGGCTTGATGTTGATGCGGGTGACGTCTGCGGCCTTCTCCAGCCCGGCCATGTCGATCTCGTTGTCGAAGTGGCCGATGTTGCCCAGGATTGCCTGGTGCTTCATCTTGCGCATGTGCTCGAAGGTGATGATCGACAGGTTGCCCGTCGAGGTGATCACGATGTCGGCCTGCTCGATGAATTCCTCGACCGTGCGCACGTCGAAGCCGTCCATGAGCGCCTGCAGCGCGTTGATCGGGTCGGCCTCGGTGACGGTAACCCGTGCACCCTGGCCCTTGAGCGCCTCGGCGCAGCCCTTGCCCACATCGCCGTAGCCACAGACCAGCACGGCCTTGCCGCCGATGAGGACGTCGGTACCGCGGTTGATGCCGTCGATCAGCGAGTGGCGGGTGCCGTACTTGTTGTCGAACTTGCTCTTGGTCACCGAGTCGTTGACGTTGATGGCCGGGAACGTGAGTTCTCCGGCGGCCGCGAACTGGTAGAGCCGGAGCACTCCGGTGGTGGTCTCCTCGGTGACGCCCTGGACGGACGCGGCAACCTCGGTCCACTTGGACTTCGACGCCTCGAGCGAACGACGCAGGAGGCCGAGGAACACCTTGTACTCGTCCGAATCGTGATCGTCGTCGGTAGGCGGGACGACACCTGCCTTCTCGAACTGCGCGCCGCGCAGCACCAGCATCGTGGCGTCTCCACCGTCGTCGAGAATCATGTTGGCGGGCTGCTCGGGCCAGGTGAGCATCTGCTCCGCCGCCCACCAGTACTCCTCGAGGCTCTCGCCCTTCCACGCGAACACCGGGACGCCCTTGGGCTCCTCGACGGTGCCGTACGGGCCGACGACGACAGCCGCAGCTGCATGATCCTGGGTGGAGAAGATGTTGCACGACGCCCACCGGACCTCGGCTCCGAGCGCCACCAGGGTCTCGATCAGCACCGCGGTCTGCACGGTCATGTGCAGCGATCCCGAAACTCGCGCGCCCTTGAGCGGCTGTACGTCGGCGTATTCGCGACGCAGCGCGATCAGACCGGGCATCTCGTGCTCGGCGAGCCTGATCTCCTTGCGGCCGAATTCTGCGAGCGACAGGTCTGCGACCTTGAAGTCGATTCCACCGCGGTGATCCACGGTGAGTGCCGATCCTGACGTAACTGAGGTCGTCATCTTGCCTCTCCTGTTGACTGAGTGTCTGTCCACCAGGCTATCGGGTCCGTGCAGCGGAAGTACCGACTGCCCGGGGCACGAGTCCACACCGAGTGTCTGCACTATCCGTTTCGTCCGGCTCGCGCCAGAATCCGGGCGCGCTTGCGGGGAAGGATGTTGGCACGGGTGACATCGCCTTGGTAGTGCGCGAGTACCCGTGGGTCCATCACTCGACGCCACAGCGGCGGGATTGCGGCGAGTATCACCATCGACGCGTATCCGGCCGGCAGCTGCGGAGCTTCGTCGCAGGAGAGCAGGGTCTGATAGCGCTTGCCGGGATTGGCGTGGTGGTCACTGTGTCGTTGCAAGTGGTACAGAAATATGTTGGTGCAGATTCTGTCGCTGTTCCAGCTGTGGCGGGGTGAACACCGAACGTATTTGCCGCGGTCGTTCGTTTCGCGGAGCAAGGCGTAGTGCTCCACATAGTTCACCATCTCGAGCAACACGAATCCGACGACGGCCTGCAGCAGAAGATACGGCGCGATGGCGGGGCCGAACACGACCAGCAACGTGCCGAACAGCACTGCGCTCAGCAACCAGGTGTGCAGCAGCGCATTGGTCGGGCTCGCAACCGAGCGACCCTTGCGCCGTAGTCGCTGCGCCTCGAGCCTCCACGCAGAGACGAGTCCGAACACCGTGCTGCGCGGCACGAAGGTCCACACGCTCTCACCGAGCCGCGCGCTCGCGGGGTCGTCCGGGGTCGCTACCCGAACGTGATGACCGCGGTTGTGTTCGACGAAGAAGTGCCCGTAGAGCGTCTGGGACAGCGCGATCTTGGCCAGCCACCGCTCGTGTTGCTCGATGCGATGACCCAGCTCGTGAGCGGCGTTGATACCGGTGCCCGCCACCAGACCCACCGTCACGGCGAGCCCGATCTTGTCCACCACGGTCAGGTTTCCGTACGCCCACATCCAGCATGCGACGATCAGCCCGATGAACTGAATGGGTAGGAAAAGGTACGTACACCAGCGGTAGTAGCGATCGTTCTGCAGTTTCTCGCTCGCCGACTCGTCCGGGTTGTGCCCGTCTTCGCCGGCGATCAAGTCGATCACCGGAATGATCACGAAGAACACCAGAACACCGCTCCACCAGAAGATCTGCATGCCCGTCCAGTAGACCAACTGTGACGGCAGCAGCGCCGATGCCGGGGCCAGGAGCCCCAGCATCCACAAATAGCGTTTGTTGTCCTGCCAGCGAACCGAACGTCCGCCGGCCTTCGAATCCCGCCCCCCGAAAGCGACACCCGAATCCTTCGTGGAAGTGATTCGGCCGTTCGCATTCACTGTGTCAACACCCTCTCATCGAACTGTAGGAGTCCTCCAAGTCTGTTTTCGAGGGTATAACATTCTTCGGGTCCGATGTGACGACGACCGAATTCGGCCGGGCATCGTAGGACGAGCTACAAAAACGGCACCGGCTACTTCTCGGTCTTCACCTTCTCTGCTTCCCGCAGTCCCATCACCGAATGACGCCTGCTGTACAGCACGTAGATCACGACACCGGCGGCCATCCACACCAGGAAGCGCAGCCATGTCTCCACCGACAGGTTCAGCATCAACCACAGGCACGCGAGCACGGCGAGGATCGGCACCAACGGAACCCACGGCACCCGGAACCCGCGCTCGAGGTCCGGTCGAGTCTTGCGCAGAACCAGCACACCCGCCGACACGAGCACGAATGCGAACAGCGTTCCGATGTTCACCATCTCCTCGAGCGTGCCCAGCGGAACGAAGGCCGCGAGAAGTCCGACGATGACGCCGACCAGAATCGTCGTCCGAACCGGCGTGCCCTTCTTTCCGGTACGTGCCAATCCGCGCGGCACCAATCCATCGCGCGACATCGCGAAGAGCACTCGGGTCTGGCCCAGCATCAACACCATCACCACGGTCGTGAGACCGGCAAGTGCGCCGAACGAAATGATGTTCTTGGCCCAGGTCAGACCGTTGAGCTCGAACGCCGTTGCCAGCGTGGAACTGTCGCCCGCCAGATCGGTGTACTTCACCATTCCGGTCAGCACCAGGGTGACGGCCACGTAGAGCACGGTCACGATCGCGAGGGAACCGAGGATGCCGCGCGGCAGTGCCTTCTGCGGCTCCTTGGTCTCTTCCGCCGTCGTCGCGACCACGTCGAAGCCGATGAACGCGAAGAACACCAGCGACGCTGCGGCCAGCAGTCCGTACCAGCCGAAGGTGCTACCGCCGGCACCGGTGACGAACGAGAACAAGGACTGATGGAGACCCTCGCCTGTGGAGCCGGGCTGCGACGGAGGAATATACGGGTCGTAATTGGAGACCTTGATGTAGAAGGCACCGAGCACGACCACGAAGAGA
The nucleotide sequence above comes from Rhodococcoides fascians A25f. Encoded proteins:
- a CDS encoding amino acid permease; its protein translation is MSRADRPAKTPRTTGWFRTKSIEQSIEDTDEPDTKLRKELGSWDLTVFGVAVAVGAGIFTLTARTAGNVAGPAVSVAFVLAAIACGLAALCYAEFASTVPVAGSAYTFSYAAFGEFIAWIIGWDLILEFGLAAAVVAKAWSLYLGDLLGTAAPVLQIGSLNFDWGALLIVVVLTVLIASGTKLSSRVSLVITAIKVIVVLFVVVLGAFYIKVSNYDPYIPPSQPGSTGEGLHQSLFSFVTGAGGSTFGWYGLLAAASLVFFAFIGFDVVATTAEETKEPQKALPRGILGSLAIVTVLYVAVTLVLTGMVKYTDLAGDSSTLATAFELNGLTWAKNIISFGALAGLTTVVMVLMLGQTRVLFAMSRDGLVPRGLARTGKKGTPVRTTILVGVIVGLLAAFVPLGTLEEMVNIGTLFAFVLVSAGVLVLRKTRPDLERGFRVPWVPLVPILAVLACLWLMLNLSVETWLRFLVWMAAGVVIYVLYSRRHSVMGLREAEKVKTEK
- a CDS encoding alkane 1-monooxygenase; this encodes MLGLLAPASALLPSQLVYWTGMQIFWWSGVLVFFVIIPVIDLIAGEDGHNPDESASEKLQNDRYYRWCTYLFLPIQFIGLIVACWMWAYGNLTVVDKIGLAVTVGLVAGTGINAAHELGHRIEQHERWLAKIALSQTLYGHFFVEHNRGHHVRVATPDDPASARLGESVWTFVPRSTVFGLVSAWRLEAQRLRRKGRSVASPTNALLHTWLLSAVLFGTLLVVFGPAIAPYLLLQAVVGFVLLEMVNYVEHYALLRETNDRGKYVRCSPRHSWNSDRICTNIFLYHLQRHSDHHANPGKRYQTLLSCDEAPQLPAGYASMVILAAIPPLWRRVMDPRVLAHYQGDVTRANILPRKRARILARAGRNG
- the ahcY gene encoding adenosylhomocysteinase, whose amino-acid sequence is MTTSVTSGSALTVDHRGGIDFKVADLSLAEFGRKEIRLAEHEMPGLIALRREYADVQPLKGARVSGSLHMTVQTAVLIETLVALGAEVRWASCNIFSTQDHAAAAVVVGPYGTVEEPKGVPVFAWKGESLEEYWWAAEQMLTWPEQPANMILDDGGDATMLVLRGAQFEKAGVVPPTDDDHDSDEYKVFLGLLRRSLEASKSKWTEVAASVQGVTEETTTGVLRLYQFAAAGELTFPAINVNDSVTKSKFDNKYGTRHSLIDGINRGTDVLIGGKAVLVCGYGDVGKGCAEALKGQGARVTVTEADPINALQALMDGFDVRTVEEFIEQADIVITSTGNLSIITFEHMRKMKHQAILGNIGHFDNEIDMAGLEKAADVTRINIKPQVDEYQFKDGHSIIVLSEGRLLNLGNATGHPSFVMSNSFSNQVIAQIELWTKPDEYDNEVYRLPKHLDEKVARIHVEALGGSITKLTKEQAEYIGVDVEGPYKPEHYRY